A stretch of Channa argus isolate prfri chromosome 16, Channa argus male v1.0, whole genome shotgun sequence DNA encodes these proteins:
- the si:dkey-33c12.4 gene encoding protein STIP1 homolog isoform X1 gives MSRKKEIVARGAPRFRENSTLMHTHISSPSQDNFVDFINGRRSEGSFLNVLGIDFLRTFGGDRHDDLNSDDYDDDDDDDNFIPRNAAYKPLQPHPRIRQLTDEEADKYTKEMIDEKERRKEKTEKNKRKKLRKKEKKRLEKGNAVKDILPEEELKKSESSNQKRNIIETNVEENESSKTPNLMVAMKCEEKNVDNKEGTVLKINKNEDGEQKELDLNNSYASTAKSVPEETCNQKPTKERKKEKSKLVGAEQPNEEKPNTVGKPDVQKKTEEKHESKKESTMDPTAEEYAKRSRELAAMGYHLADSGQYEMAVKCFTDAIKFNPKEFKLFGNRSLCYERMQQYENALRDADLALCMEPNWIKGLFRKGKALCGLKKYYEASLIYMDVLKLNGSSAEAKQELKRAQTLHLMEMGFSWEQSLEALKTHSTLEEAVEALFSVNACPADASKDHKDQPVVQEDDDYDEGEWTVQQTSRSRTQQIKESDCLSQSRSESQSPTPHSRSLIKPELFSIWVGSLAPAVTYTTLHELFSRVGVVYSIKMLLEHQCAFVNYTKKEDCDRAIQNFNGLVVEGAPLSVRYPNKFHTALGSSHKKECFFWRTTGCTRQDCTYKHVPEHKNIDKDRFTSRLGHFYT, from the exons ATgtcaagaaagaaagaaattgtcGCAC GCGGCGCACCCAGATTTCGAGAAAACTCTACactaatgcacacacac ATCTCTTCTCCTTCTCAGGATAATTTTGTAGATTTCATAAATGGGCGTCGTTCTGAGGGCTCCTTCCTGAATGTCTTAG GTATAGATTTTTTAAGGACCTTTGGTGGAGACCGGCATGATGACTTAAATTCAGATGActacgatgatgatgatgatgatgataacttTATTCCACGCAATGCTGCTTATAAACCTTTACAGCCACATCCACGTATAAGACAGCTCACTGATGAA GAAGCTGATAAATATACAAAGGAAATGATAGATGAAAAGGAACGACGTAAAGAGAAAACTGAGAAGAACAAGCGTAAAAAATTG CGTAAGAAGGAAAAGAAGCGGTTAGAAAAGGGGAATGCtgttaaagacattttaccT GAGGAAGAACTAAAGAAGTCTGAGTCCTCAAATCAGAAGAGAAACATTATTGAAACTAATGTAGAAGAAAATGAATCTAGTAAAACACCAAATCTAATGGTGGCTATGAAATGTGAGGAGAAAAATGTTGATAATAAAGAAGGaactgttttgaaaattaaTAAGAATGAAGATGGGGAACAAAAG GAGTTGGATTTAAATAATTCATATGCTTCTACTGCTAAATCGGTGCCTGAGGAGACATGTAACCAGAAGCccacaaaagaaagaaaaaaggaaaaaagcaaattGGTGGGAGCTGAACAGCCCAATGAGGAAAAGCCAAACACTGTGGGTAAACCTGATGTTCAGAAGAAAACGGAAGAGAAACATGAAAGCAAAAAAGAG TCAACAATGGATCCCACTGCAGAGGAGTATgcaaaaagaagcagagaacTTGCAG CTATGGGATACCACTTGGCTGACTCGGGACAGTATGAGATGGCAGTGAAATGTTTCACTGATGCAATTAAATTCAACCCAAAGGAGTTTAA attGTTTGGAAATCGGTCCCTTTGTTATGAAAGAATGCAGCAGTATGAAAACGCTCTCAGGGATGCTGACCTGGCTCTCTGCATGGAGCCAAACTGGATAAAGGGTTTATTTAGGAAAGGAAAAGCTCTCTGTGGACTCAAG AAATACTACGAGGCCTCATTGATCTACATGGATGTGTTGAAGTTGAACGGTTCGAGTGCTGAAGCCAAACAAGAGCTGAAACGAGCACAGACACTGCACCTCATG gAAATGGGCTTCAGCTGGGAGCAGAGCTTGGAAGCCTTGAAAACACACTCAACATTAGAAGAAGCTGTTGAGGCTCTGTTTAGTGTAAACGCTTGTCCTGcag ATGCCAGTAAGGACCATAAAGACCAAcctgtggtgcaggaagacGATGACTATGATGAGGGAGAGTGGACTGTCCAACAAACCAGCCGTTCCAGAACACAGCAGATCAAAGAGTCTGATTGTCTGAGCCAGAGCAGGTCGGAATCTCAGTCGCCAACACCTCATTCAAGGAGTTTAATAAAACC GGAGCTTTTCTCTATTTGGGTTGGATCCTTGGCTCCTGCGGTCACCTACACAACACTTCATGAGCTCTTTAGCAG AGTTGGGGTAGTGTACAGCATCAAGATGCTGCTGGAACACCAATGTGCCTTTGTGAACTACACAAAAAAGGAAGACTGTGACAGAGCCATCCAGAATTTTAAT GGATTGGTGGTAGAGGGAGCTCCTTTGTCAGTGCGATACCCCAATAAATTCCATACTGCACTTGGCAG CTCCCACAAGAAGGAGTGCTTTTTCTGGAGGACCACAGGCTGCACGAGGCAGGACTGCACTTACAAGCACGTACCAGAGCACAAGAACATAGACAAGGACAGATTCACTAGTAGACTGGGACATTTCTACACTTAG
- the si:dkey-33c12.4 gene encoding protein STIP1 homolog isoform X2 — MSRKKEIVARGAPRFRENSTLMHTHDNFVDFINGRRSEGSFLNVLGIDFLRTFGGDRHDDLNSDDYDDDDDDDNFIPRNAAYKPLQPHPRIRQLTDEEADKYTKEMIDEKERRKEKTEKNKRKKLRKKEKKRLEKGNAVKDILPEEELKKSESSNQKRNIIETNVEENESSKTPNLMVAMKCEEKNVDNKEGTVLKINKNEDGEQKELDLNNSYASTAKSVPEETCNQKPTKERKKEKSKLVGAEQPNEEKPNTVGKPDVQKKTEEKHESKKESTMDPTAEEYAKRSRELAAMGYHLADSGQYEMAVKCFTDAIKFNPKEFKLFGNRSLCYERMQQYENALRDADLALCMEPNWIKGLFRKGKALCGLKKYYEASLIYMDVLKLNGSSAEAKQELKRAQTLHLMEMGFSWEQSLEALKTHSTLEEAVEALFSVNACPADASKDHKDQPVVQEDDDYDEGEWTVQQTSRSRTQQIKESDCLSQSRSESQSPTPHSRSLIKPELFSIWVGSLAPAVTYTTLHELFSRVGVVYSIKMLLEHQCAFVNYTKKEDCDRAIQNFNGLVVEGAPLSVRYPNKFHTALGSSHKKECFFWRTTGCTRQDCTYKHVPEHKNIDKDRFTSRLGHFYT, encoded by the exons ATgtcaagaaagaaagaaattgtcGCAC GCGGCGCACCCAGATTTCGAGAAAACTCTACactaatgcacacacac GATAATTTTGTAGATTTCATAAATGGGCGTCGTTCTGAGGGCTCCTTCCTGAATGTCTTAG GTATAGATTTTTTAAGGACCTTTGGTGGAGACCGGCATGATGACTTAAATTCAGATGActacgatgatgatgatgatgatgataacttTATTCCACGCAATGCTGCTTATAAACCTTTACAGCCACATCCACGTATAAGACAGCTCACTGATGAA GAAGCTGATAAATATACAAAGGAAATGATAGATGAAAAGGAACGACGTAAAGAGAAAACTGAGAAGAACAAGCGTAAAAAATTG CGTAAGAAGGAAAAGAAGCGGTTAGAAAAGGGGAATGCtgttaaagacattttaccT GAGGAAGAACTAAAGAAGTCTGAGTCCTCAAATCAGAAGAGAAACATTATTGAAACTAATGTAGAAGAAAATGAATCTAGTAAAACACCAAATCTAATGGTGGCTATGAAATGTGAGGAGAAAAATGTTGATAATAAAGAAGGaactgttttgaaaattaaTAAGAATGAAGATGGGGAACAAAAG GAGTTGGATTTAAATAATTCATATGCTTCTACTGCTAAATCGGTGCCTGAGGAGACATGTAACCAGAAGCccacaaaagaaagaaaaaaggaaaaaagcaaattGGTGGGAGCTGAACAGCCCAATGAGGAAAAGCCAAACACTGTGGGTAAACCTGATGTTCAGAAGAAAACGGAAGAGAAACATGAAAGCAAAAAAGAG TCAACAATGGATCCCACTGCAGAGGAGTATgcaaaaagaagcagagaacTTGCAG CTATGGGATACCACTTGGCTGACTCGGGACAGTATGAGATGGCAGTGAAATGTTTCACTGATGCAATTAAATTCAACCCAAAGGAGTTTAA attGTTTGGAAATCGGTCCCTTTGTTATGAAAGAATGCAGCAGTATGAAAACGCTCTCAGGGATGCTGACCTGGCTCTCTGCATGGAGCCAAACTGGATAAAGGGTTTATTTAGGAAAGGAAAAGCTCTCTGTGGACTCAAG AAATACTACGAGGCCTCATTGATCTACATGGATGTGTTGAAGTTGAACGGTTCGAGTGCTGAAGCCAAACAAGAGCTGAAACGAGCACAGACACTGCACCTCATG gAAATGGGCTTCAGCTGGGAGCAGAGCTTGGAAGCCTTGAAAACACACTCAACATTAGAAGAAGCTGTTGAGGCTCTGTTTAGTGTAAACGCTTGTCCTGcag ATGCCAGTAAGGACCATAAAGACCAAcctgtggtgcaggaagacGATGACTATGATGAGGGAGAGTGGACTGTCCAACAAACCAGCCGTTCCAGAACACAGCAGATCAAAGAGTCTGATTGTCTGAGCCAGAGCAGGTCGGAATCTCAGTCGCCAACACCTCATTCAAGGAGTTTAATAAAACC GGAGCTTTTCTCTATTTGGGTTGGATCCTTGGCTCCTGCGGTCACCTACACAACACTTCATGAGCTCTTTAGCAG AGTTGGGGTAGTGTACAGCATCAAGATGCTGCTGGAACACCAATGTGCCTTTGTGAACTACACAAAAAAGGAAGACTGTGACAGAGCCATCCAGAATTTTAAT GGATTGGTGGTAGAGGGAGCTCCTTTGTCAGTGCGATACCCCAATAAATTCCATACTGCACTTGGCAG CTCCCACAAGAAGGAGTGCTTTTTCTGGAGGACCACAGGCTGCACGAGGCAGGACTGCACTTACAAGCACGTACCAGAGCACAAGAACATAGACAAGGACAGATTCACTAGTAGACTGGGACATTTCTACACTTAG